CTTCAAATTGATTAACTCTTATGTTCGAATGGATTGCCACCCCTGAAGGGTGGATCGCCCTATTAACGCTGACAGCACTGGAGCTTGTCCTGGGCGTTGACAACATTATTTTTATTTCGATTCTGGTCGATAAGCTACCCGACGGCCAAAGGAATCGCGCGCGCTTTATCGGTCTTGCCCTTGCGATGATAGCACGTGTGCTGTTGCTTTTTTCGCTCAGTTGGCTGATACAGCTAACCTCTCCCATATTCACCGTATTGGGTAATGCAATTTCAGGTCGAGACCTGATACTCATTATTGGGGGGCTCTTTTTAATAGGGAAGAGTACCCATGAGATACACGATAAGCTTGAAGGTGCAGATGGTGAACGATCTGCTCGCGTAGCGCCATCTTTTGCCAGTGTATTGATGCAGATTGCTTTGCTGGATATTGTTTTCTCGCTCGACTCGGTGATTACAGCGATTGGGATGGCTGATGAGCTCTCCATTATGGTCATCGCAGTAATCGTCGCGGTCATCTTCATGATGATCTTTGCAAAACCGCTCGGTGACTTTGTAGAACAGCGACCAACGGTGAAAATGCTTGCCCTCTCGTTCCTCCTCCTCATCGGTACGGCACTCGTTGCAGATGGCCTCGACACCCATATCCCCAAAGGATACATTTACTCCGCGATGGGCTTCTCTGTATTTGTGGAAATGCTGAATCTGCGTCTGCGCAAAGGCGGAAACAAGGTAAAACTGAACAAGCGATTCACCGAAGAATAGCATAGAATCTGCCGGCGAGATGAGTGACGCCGGGCAGACACCGCTTATGAATACGCAAAAAGGCCGGCTCACTTTTGAGCCGGCCTTTTTGCTATGGTTCTACTGGTACTCATCGAGCCGAACAGGCCTGTTCTCGTCATATGACCTGCGGGCAGCCAATCCCATCACCACGGGCATTCGCCCATCCATCCCGCTAACGGGTACAGGTTCATCTGCAATGATGGCATCGATAAACGCCTGCAATTCTACAATAAAACTCTGGTTGTATCTTTCAAGAAAGAAGTACAGCGGCTTGGCTCCGGCAACTGCAGCATTATTGCGGTGCGTCACGTGGTCGGGGAGCAAGTTGCTGCTCTCGAGGCTTCCAGCATTGCCAAAAACTTCCATGCGCTGATCATAGCCGTACACAGCTTCCCGGCTGTTGTCGATCGTGACGATCGCACCATTTTCAAATTTCATGGTGATGACAGCCGTATCCACATCGCCAACCGCACCAATTTCAGGGTTCACCATCACGCCAGCGGCTGTGTATATCTCGGTTGCCTCACACCCCATCAGAAAACGGGCCATGTCGAAGTCGTGAATGGTCATATCTACAAACATCCCACCTGAACGACGTACATACGCAATCGGCGGTGGTGAAGGATCGCGACTGATAATGTGAAGTCGGTGTACCGTCCCTACTTCTCCTTGCTCAATGCCGGCTTTCATCCGCCTTGCGTTGGCGTCAAAACGGCGATTAAATCCGATTTGTAGTTTCACCCCAGCCCGATCAACGGTTTCAAGCGCGCGATCAATTTCGTCGAGGTCGAACGCAATGGGCTTTTCGCAAAAGATGTGTTTGCCTGCCCGTGCAGCATCTTCGATAAAGCCGGCGTGTGTATCGGTGGAGGAGCAAATTAGCACGGCATCTACATCTGCTCGCGCGAGCAATGCTGCGTGATTCGCCACTACGTTCGAAATTTGAAGGGCAGCTGCCGTTTGCTGTGCGGCGGCTTCGTTCATGTCGGTAATGGCAACCACATTGGCGTTGTGGATGTGGTGTGCCAGGTTGCTTGCGTGGAGCTGACCAATGCGGCCGGCGCCTATGATTCCAATATTTATCACAAAGCCTCTACAAGTCTAAATAAAGTCCCGCTCCTGTTTCATGGTCTTCTCCCAATTCTTACGTGCATCTTGCACGCCAGGCATGGTGCTGACTTCGGCCACCGGCACGTCCCACCAACTGTCATAACCCGGCACATCCTGGTACCGGTCATTTTCTATATGGATGACTGTTGTATGCGCGTTGGCGCCGGCTGTCTTCAGCGCAGCAGAAAACGCAGCATGTGTTTTACAACGGATTACTTCAGCACCCAGGCTTTCTGCGTTTTTCGCAAGATCGATAGGCAACGGCTTTGCATCCGTCCCAATATCATCTGACGCCATCATGCCTTTGTCGGGATACGTG
Above is a genomic segment from Bacteroidota bacterium containing:
- a CDS encoding TerC family protein, whose translation is MFEWIATPEGWIALLTLTALELVLGVDNIIFISILVDKLPDGQRNRARFIGLALAMIARVLLLFSLSWLIQLTSPIFTVLGNAISGRDLILIIGGLFLIGKSTHEIHDKLEGADGERSARVAPSFASVLMQIALLDIVFSLDSVITAIGMADELSIMVIAVIVAVIFMMIFAKPLGDFVEQRPTVKMLALSFLLLIGTALVADGLDTHIPKGYIYSAMGFSVFVEMLNLRLRKGGNKVKLNKRFTEE
- the iolG gene encoding inositol 2-dehydrogenase yields the protein MINIGIIGAGRIGQLHASNLAHHIHNANVVAITDMNEAAAQQTAAALQISNVVANHAALLARADVDAVLICSSTDTHAGFIEDAARAGKHIFCEKPIAFDLDEIDRALETVDRAGVKLQIGFNRRFDANARRMKAGIEQGEVGTVHRLHIISRDPSPPPIAYVRRSGGMFVDMTIHDFDMARFLMGCEATEIYTAAGVMVNPEIGAVGDVDTAVITMKFENGAIVTIDNSREAVYGYDQRMEVFGNAGSLESSNLLPDHVTHRNNAAVAGAKPLYFFLERYNQSFIVELQAFIDAIIADEPVPVSGMDGRMPVVMGLAARRSYDENRPVRLDEYQ